A window from Solanum stenotomum isolate F172 chromosome 5, ASM1918654v1, whole genome shotgun sequence encodes these proteins:
- the LOC125866079 gene encoding vestitone reductase-like translates to MPMIIKGNWTNIEYDSGFIPFVHVDDVARAHIFLLECLKVKGRYVCSCVDLTPDELSQFLRARYPQYQIPTFDCLKVMTKAFKFPRLSSKKLLDTGFKYKYDLRDMYDGAIASCKQVGFL, encoded by the exons ATGCCCATGATTATAAAAG GTAATTGGACAAATATTGAGTATGATTCTGGATTTATTCCATTCGTCCACGTGGATGATGTTGCTCGAGCTCATATATTTCTTTTGGAATGTTTAAAAGTTAAAGGGAGGTACGTTTGTTCTTGTGTAGATTTAACTCCAGATGAATTGTCTCAATTTTTAAGAGCTAGATATCCTCAATACCAAATTCCAACTTTTGA TTGTTTGAAGGTCATGACAAAAGCATTTAAGTTCCCTCGTCTTTCTTCTAAGAAATTGTTGGACACTGGATTCAAGTACAAATATGATCTTCGAGATATGTATGATGGAGCCATTGCTAGTTGCAAACAAGTTGGGTTTCTCTAG
- the LOC125866054 gene encoding serine/threonine-protein kinase Nek6-like, giving the protein METQKSDTDNKIDDYEVLEQLGKRTFGTAFIVLHRTEKKKYVLKKIPLAKQTEKSKRTAHQEMNLIAKLNHPYMFEYKDAWVDKGSCICVVADYCEDGNVAEIIKKSRGAFFPEEKLCKWLTQLLLALEYLHSKRVQHRDLKLCNIFITKDNDIRLGDFGLAKLLDAEGLASAVPGTPNGMCPELLSGIPYGYKSDIWSLGCCMFEIAAHQPPFRAADKTGLINKINRGLFSPLPIIYSSTLKQIIKSMLRKNPEHRPTAAELLRHQHLQPHLLLCHNPSSVFLPVKSPSSTKEKTRSSPGKSISPRESRDRQLKLKEKRTVLYFNESDNIQPRNLSDNLLSCHNPSSVFLPVKSPSSTKEKTRPSPGKSITPRDSRDRQLKLKEKRTVLYFDESDNIQPRNLSDNYNTFRAKLETKRVDPTSYSVRISQDSEDSKSGEMSEAAVYNGYDQPETISQTETTITPSSSSSRAKIWSEEQEHASPQHVRQFEEDDRKSSKTKELEMFSSPLDNEEADIVECISGKSSRMTLSNGRSNNKTRSFDEESTSSNSQPAKLDTEAAPRCYAAETENGNECREVAIDCMSTESDGSLLHKDELEKKTTMVCDTKQSKKDALRALDDKVSQLKSLAALASKEDKDDWGNPTLQRAEALESLLEVCARLLKQEKIDELAGVLKPFGDDGMSSRETAIWLTKSLMTAQKLSKGS; this is encoded by the exons ATGGAGACTCAGAAGAGTGATACTGATAACAAGATAGATGATTATGAAGTGTTAGAACAGTTGGGAAAAAGAACTTTTGGAACTGCATTTATTGTTCTCCATCGAACTGAGAAGAAGAA GTATGTTCTGAAGAAGATACCATTAGCAAAACAAACAGAAAAGTCCAAGCGCACTGCACATCAGGAG ATGAATTTGATAGCAAAACTAAACCATCCATATATGTTTGAGTACAAAGATGCTTGGGTGGACAAG gGAAGTTGTATATGCGTGGTAGCCGATTATTGCGAAGATGGAAATGT GGCAGAGATCATAAAGAAGTCTAGAGGAGCATTTTTCCCTGAAGAG AAACTCTGCAAATGGCTGACTCAGCTATTGTTAGCTTTGGAGTATCTGCATTCCAAACGTGTTCAGCATAGAGACCTCAAG TTATGTAACATATTCATCACAAAGGACAACGACATCAGGTTAG GTGATTTTGGCTTAGCAAAATTGCTCGATGCAGAAGGCCTTGCTTCCGCG GTACCTGGCACTCCGAACGGCATGTGCCCTGAGCTCCTTTCCGGTATACCCTATGGCTACAAATCTGATATCTGGTCGCTTG GATGCTGCATGTTTGAGATTGCTGCACATCAACCACCATTTAGAGCTGCT GACAAGACTGGACTTATCAACAAAATAAACCGGGGTTTGTTCTCACCACTTCCGATTATATACTCCTCCACCTT GAAACAGATAATAAAAAGCATGCTAAGGAAAAATCCAGAACACAGACCAACA GCTGCCGAGTTGTTAAGGCATCAACATTTGCAACCACACCTCCTCTTGTGTCACAACCCTTCATCTGTGTTTCTTCCTGTGAAGTCACCGAGCAGCACGAAAGAGAAAACACGATCATCACCTGGAAAATCTATCAGTCCAAGAGAGAGCAGAGACAGACAGCTGAAGCTAAAAGAGAAAAGAACTGTCCTTTACTTCAACGAAAGTGATAACATCCAGCCAAGAAACTTATCAGATAACCTCCTGTCGTGTCACAACCCTTCATCTGTGTTTCTTCCTGTGAAGTCCCCAAGCAGCACGAAAGAGAAAACACGACCATCACCTGGAAAATCTATCACTCCGAGAGATAGCAGAGACAGACAGCTGAagttaaaagagaaaagaaCTGTCCTTTACTTTGATGAAAGTGATAACATCCAACCAAGAAACTTATCAGATAATTATAACACATTCCGAGCTAAACTTGAGACTAAGAGAGTTGATCCAACAAGCTACTCAGTTAGGATCTCTCAAGATAGTGAGGATTCTAAAAGTGGGGAGATGAGTGAGGCAGCTGTTTACAATGGATATGATCAACCAGAGACAATCTCGCAAACTGAAACAACAATTACTCCAAGCTCTTCAAGTTCAAGGGCAAAAATATGGTCCGAGGAACAAGAGCATGCTTCGCCGCAGCATGTTAGACAATTTGAAGAGGATGATAGGAAGAGTAGCAAGACAAAAGAGCTTGAGATGTTTAGCAGTCCACTGGACAATGAGGAAGCAGATATAGTAGAATGTATCTCCGGAAAGTCTAGCAGAATGACATTGTCTAATGGAAGATCCAACAATAAAACACGATCCTTTGATGAAGAAAGCACTTCATCAAATTCACAGCCGGCAAAACTAGATACAGAGGCAGCACCAAGATGCTATGCTGCTGAAACTGAAAATGGTAACGAGTGTAGAGAAGTTGCTATTGACTGCATGTCAACTGAAAGCGATGGTTCACTTCTACATAAAGACGAGCTAGAAAAGAAAACAACCATGGTTTGTGACACCAAACAGTCCAAGAAAGATGCTCTTCGAGCACTGGATGATAAGGTTTCACAGCTCAAGTCACTAGCCGCGTTAGCTAGTAAGGAGGACAAAGATGATTGGGGGAATCCTACTCTACAAAGAGCTGAAGCTTTAGAGTCTCTTTTGGAGGTCTGTGCACGACTACTTAAGCAGGAAAAAATCGATGAGCTTGCTGGTGTGTTGAAACCATTCGGAGATGATGGAATGTCATCTAGAGAGACAGCAATCTGGTTGACTAAAAGTCTCATGACTGCACAAAAATTGTCCAAGGGGTCATGA